A stretch of Methanosphaerula palustris E1-9c DNA encodes these proteins:
- a CDS encoding KEOPS complex subunit Pcc1 — MIHIGGIILTVHPDAACCGAAVTPDNHGMILTTLTERGLESTVSGTNLRSIIATVDDYLMNLGVAEETCLYDSH; from the coding sequence ATGATTCATATCGGAGGTATAATCCTGACCGTTCATCCCGATGCTGCCTGCTGTGGTGCTGCGGTCACCCCCGATAATCATGGGATGATCCTGACCACACTCACAGAGCGGGGCCTTGAGAGTACGGTCAGCGGCACCAACCTGCGATCGATCATTGCGACGGTGGACGATTATCTGATGAATCTAGGAGTTGCGGAGGAGACATGTTTGTACGATTCGCATTGA